The Solibacillus sp. FSL W7-1436 genome window below encodes:
- a CDS encoding ABC transporter ATP-binding protein — protein sequence MSILQIQDATKVYEGKVTKRALNQLSFEVEKGEFVAIMGPSGSGKTTLLNMVSMIDTLTSGEIIFNGMKPQKLNSEELAYFRRRQLGFVFQDFNLLPTLTVEENIILPLTIDEQPIAVMEERLHYLSELLDLTPILMKRPNEISGGQAQRTAIARALIHKPMLVLADEPTGNLDSNASREVLELLARMNKENETTILMVTHDPIAASYCDRVIFIKDGEFFNEIYTDDRRQTFFQRILNVLSLLGGHVGDFSSIRLP from the coding sequence ATGTCTATTTTACAAATACAAGATGCTACGAAAGTATATGAAGGAAAAGTGACGAAGCGGGCGCTCAACCAGCTTAGTTTTGAAGTGGAAAAGGGTGAGTTTGTCGCAATTATGGGTCCGTCAGGCAGCGGGAAAACGACACTTTTGAATATGGTATCCATGATCGATACGCTGACATCCGGCGAGATTATCTTTAATGGGATGAAACCGCAAAAGCTTAATAGTGAGGAACTTGCCTATTTCAGACGACGCCAGCTTGGTTTTGTCTTTCAGGATTTTAATCTGCTGCCGACATTGACGGTGGAGGAAAATATCATATTACCGCTGACAATTGATGAACAGCCGATTGCTGTCATGGAGGAACGGCTGCACTATTTAAGTGAGCTGCTCGATTTGACGCCCATTTTAATGAAGCGACCGAATGAAATATCCGGCGGACAGGCCCAAAGAACAGCGATTGCGCGTGCACTGATCCATAAACCGATGCTCGTGTTGGCCGATGAGCCGACAGGGAATCTGGATTCGAATGCATCGCGGGAAGTACTGGAGCTTTTGGCAAGAATGAATAAAGAAAACGAGACGACGATTTTAATGGTGACACATGATCCGATTGCGGCGAGTTATTGCGATCGTGTGATTTTTATTAAAGACGGCGAGTTTTTCAATGAAATTTATACAGATGATCGTCGCCAAACATTTTTCCAGCGCATTTTAAATGTATTAAGTTTATTAGGGGGACATGTAGGTGACTTTTCTTCAATTCGCTTACCGTAA
- a CDS encoding sensor histidine kinase → MAIKLFVKEHLSYLIFQIVLTLFLLTLFWLDGFRSVTTAIYAMAISLLLIFSFLVVRYMLRRRYLAKISTLPQTMEDALQKNAKTTEYMETERYLHELYKLYQHEVQALYAAQSRQYKFMNQWVHQMKTPVSVLELLLQQEEELDKKSVQEETERLKRGLEMVLVNARLENFSDDMQIGQVPLKSAIMANVNEHKRLFIANRVFPEVNIDEELIVMSDMKWLNFLIGQFITNAVKYTFEPNKKLYITAVKKEQHVHLFIRDEGVGIPKSDLPRVMKPFFTGENGRKTGESTGMGLYIAKEICDKLGHQLLITSEVGKGTQIEVIFQS, encoded by the coding sequence ATGGCGATCAAACTGTTTGTGAAGGAGCATCTTTCCTACCTGATTTTTCAAATCGTCCTCACATTATTTTTGCTTACATTATTTTGGCTTGATGGTTTTCGCAGTGTTACTACAGCCATTTATGCGATGGCAATCAGTCTGCTTTTAATCTTCTCTTTTTTAGTTGTGCGCTATATGTTGAGACGCCGTTATTTAGCGAAAATCTCAACGCTGCCGCAAACGATGGAGGATGCGCTTCAAAAGAATGCAAAAACAACGGAATATATGGAGACAGAGCGTTATTTGCATGAGCTGTACAAATTGTATCAGCATGAAGTGCAGGCGCTTTATGCAGCCCAGTCCAGACAATATAAATTTATGAACCAGTGGGTACACCAGATGAAAACCCCTGTCTCTGTTTTGGAGCTTTTGCTGCAGCAGGAAGAAGAACTGGATAAAAAAAGTGTGCAGGAGGAAACCGAGCGTTTGAAGCGCGGTCTTGAAATGGTTTTAGTGAATGCACGTCTGGAAAACTTTTCGGATGATATGCAAATCGGACAAGTGCCTTTAAAATCTGCAATCATGGCAAATGTTAATGAACATAAACGTCTGTTTATCGCCAACCGGGTATTTCCGGAAGTGAACATCGATGAAGAGCTGATCGTCATGAGTGATATGAAGTGGCTGAACTTCCTTATTGGACAGTTCATAACAAACGCGGTGAAATATACATTTGAACCGAATAAAAAACTGTATATTACGGCGGTGAAAAAAGAACAGCATGTCCATTTATTCATACGTGATGAAGGGGTCGGCATTCCTAAATCCGATTTACCCCGTGTAATGAAGCCGTTTTTTACCGGTGAAAACGGCCGGAAAACCGGTGAATCTACCGGCATGGGACTCTATATCGCAAAGGAGATTTGTGATAAGCTCGGACACCAGCTTTTGATTACATCGGAAGTTGGTAAAGGTACACAAATTGAAGTGATTTTTCAGTCATAG
- a CDS encoding response regulator transcription factor: protein MEKHRIFIVEDDPKIAALLADTLRKYQYEVETIKNFDSLIQQCLAFSPHLILLDINLPSYDGYYWCRELRQFTKCPILFISARSGEMDQIFALENGGDDFITKPFNYEIVLAKIRSHLRRTYGEYSARQEERKIIQGQLTLYLERMELQLKDLVVPLQKKECVILGLLMGQAPKVVSREQLLEELWDDQAFVDENTLNVNMTRVRKKLADYGISSVIETVRGAGYRFLLSSEEM from the coding sequence ATGGAAAAACATCGAATTTTCATCGTCGAGGATGATCCTAAAATAGCTGCACTATTGGCAGACACATTAAGAAAATACCAGTACGAAGTCGAAACGATTAAAAACTTCGATTCATTAATACAGCAATGCCTGGCATTTTCTCCTCATTTAATTTTACTCGATATTAATTTACCTTCCTATGACGGATACTATTGGTGCCGGGAGCTGAGACAATTTACGAAATGTCCGATTTTATTTATATCCGCTCGTTCGGGGGAAATGGATCAAATATTTGCACTGGAAAATGGCGGAGATGATTTTATAACGAAGCCGTTTAACTATGAAATCGTACTCGCTAAAATTCGCAGCCATTTACGTCGTACATACGGAGAATATTCTGCAAGACAGGAAGAGCGGAAAATTATACAAGGACAGCTTACATTGTATTTGGAAAGGATGGAACTTCAATTGAAGGATCTCGTCGTTCCGCTTCAAAAGAAGGAATGTGTCATTTTAGGGTTATTAATGGGACAGGCGCCAAAAGTCGTGTCACGTGAACAGCTGTTGGAGGAATTGTGGGATGATCAGGCATTTGTTGATGAAAACACATTGAATGTGAACATGACGCGCGTGCGGAAAAAGCTGGCCGACTACGGCATTTCATCTGTTATTGAAACAGTGCGCGGAGCAGGGTACCGCTTCTTATTAAGCTCGGAGGAAATGTAA
- a CDS encoding lipoate--protein ligase codes for MYFIDNKGITDPRINLAIEEYILKNMDIEKDDFLLFYINQPSIIIGKNQNTIEEINTDYVEENGIIVVRRLSGGGAVYHDLNNLNFSFLTKDDGNSFSNYKKFTQPVVDALAKLGVNSELSGRNDILAEGKKVSGNAQYSTRGRMFSHGTLMFNLDIDAVVNSLKVKQDKIESKGIKSVRSRVANIIDFLPEKITVEEFRMEILKSIFGGEENIQYYELTKEDWENIHEISKNRYQLWEWNYGKSPRFNIQKTKRFPSGSLDIRLEVNKGVIEEAKIFGDFFGVGDVDEVGELLVGTKYDRAAIAVKLKDIEIPVYFGGITEEDFLHLIY; via the coding sequence TTGTATTTTATCGATAATAAAGGAATTACAGATCCGCGTATTAACTTGGCAATAGAAGAGTATATACTGAAAAACATGGATATCGAAAAGGATGATTTTTTACTGTTCTATATTAATCAGCCTTCGATTATCATCGGAAAAAATCAAAACACAATCGAAGAAATCAACACAGATTACGTTGAAGAGAACGGAATCATTGTAGTACGTCGTCTTTCCGGCGGTGGGGCAGTTTATCATGATTTAAACAATCTGAACTTCAGCTTCCTGACAAAGGATGACGGCAACAGCTTCAGCAACTATAAAAAATTCACACAGCCTGTTGTTGACGCACTTGCAAAATTGGGGGTTAACTCCGAGCTTTCAGGCCGTAACGATATTTTGGCTGAAGGGAAAAAGGTTTCAGGCAATGCGCAATATTCAACGCGTGGCCGCATGTTCAGCCACGGGACACTTATGTTTAATCTGGATATTGATGCTGTCGTGAACTCGCTTAAAGTAAAACAGGACAAGATCGAATCAAAAGGTATCAAATCCGTGCGCTCACGTGTTGCGAACATCATTGATTTCCTTCCAGAAAAAATCACGGTAGAAGAGTTCCGTATGGAAATTTTAAAATCGATTTTCGGCGGCGAGGAAAATATTCAATATTACGAGCTGACGAAAGAAGATTGGGAGAACATCCACGAAATTTCGAAAAACCGCTATCAGTTATGGGAGTGGAATTACGGAAAATCACCGCGCTTTAACATTCAAAAGACGAAGCGTTTCCCTTCAGGCAGCCTGGATATTCGCCTGGAAGTGAATAAAGGGGTCATTGAAGAGGCGAAAATCTTCGGGGATTTCTTTGGTGTCGGTGATGTAGATGAGGTTGGAGAACTTCTGGTCGGAACGAAATATGACCGTGCCGCAATTGCAGTAAAACTGAAAGATATTGAAATTCCGGTATACTTTGGCGGGATTACGGAAGAGGATTTCCTTCATTTAATTTACTAG
- the yhfH gene encoding protein YhfH: MLENVVEFFKNLPDKVCVQCGDKIEEQSECYSNNCDKCNSL; encoded by the coding sequence ATGTTAGAAAACGTAGTGGAATTTTTCAAGAATTTACCTGATAAAGTTTGCGTTCAATGCGGTGATAAAATCGAAGAACAAAGCGAGTGCTACAGCAACAATTGTGATAAATGTAACTCTCTTTAA
- a CDS encoding YhgE/Pip domain-containing protein, with protein MIKAEWLKIFKTKKMLISVIAVLFVPVMYSGMFLWAFWDPYANLKDLPVAVVNEDKGAVMDEETMELGQTLVDKLIDSEQFRFEEVDAKEADQKLKDQKYYILIKIPENFSEHATTLLDDEPQKLVIDYIPNEGFNFLGAQIGETAMDRIKAEVNTQVSATYAEKLFDSITQLGDGFTEAADGAGELDEGAAKLADGADELKGYLEQLASSSVQLSDGTDALVTGAKNAAKGASDLAAGVAKIAYGSNQLETGAKSAADGANTLQQGIESYTDGVAQVANGQKDITSGQASLAENLNLLTQGTANIDDKVKALADGSANVAGGMDQLAGQLEAILPMLPEENQAALKAALGQLQEGSKQVSGGLSQLHAGTNGLDDKIAAISEGASKLNAGQQQVTAGVAQLQQNSAQLIAGANSLAQGNTTIAEKLNELTAGASSAATGANKLAQGLNTLVDGSNKLYDGTSLLAEKSGELAQGSTTLADGTKELKDGTTTLSEKLTEAGEKAAVNPTEDTYNMVGSPVEVEKDSVNHVPNYGTGFAPYFISLGLFVGALLISIVFPLVEPAIIPKNSASWFVSKVTVLIGVGLVQSFITIAIVVWGLGLEVNNMPQFILTTIITSFTFLAMVQLLVSVFGDPGRFIAIVVLILQLTTSAGTFPIELVPEQLHFFNKILPMTFSVQGFKAAISTGDTSFLLFNWSILGAVMISCLAITFGYFALLYKKRYSNQQTEL; from the coding sequence GTGATAAAAGCAGAATGGCTGAAGATTTTTAAAACTAAGAAAATGCTTATTTCAGTTATTGCCGTTCTATTTGTTCCTGTTATGTACAGCGGGATGTTCTTATGGGCATTTTGGGATCCATATGCCAATTTAAAGGACTTGCCGGTTGCCGTTGTCAATGAAGACAAAGGTGCTGTGATGGATGAGGAAACAATGGAGCTCGGTCAAACATTGGTTGATAAGCTGATAGATAGCGAGCAATTCCGGTTTGAGGAAGTTGACGCAAAGGAAGCGGACCAAAAATTAAAGGATCAAAAATATTATATCTTAATTAAAATTCCGGAAAACTTCTCAGAGCATGCAACTACATTATTAGATGATGAACCACAAAAATTGGTTATTGACTATATTCCAAATGAAGGCTTCAACTTTTTAGGTGCACAAATTGGTGAAACTGCAATGGATCGCATTAAAGCGGAAGTAAATACGCAAGTTTCAGCAACATATGCAGAAAAGTTATTTGATTCCATTACACAGCTTGGTGACGGTTTTACCGAGGCAGCAGATGGAGCAGGGGAACTGGATGAAGGTGCCGCGAAGCTGGCGGATGGCGCTGATGAGCTGAAAGGCTATTTAGAACAATTGGCATCAAGCTCTGTTCAATTATCTGATGGTACAGACGCTTTAGTTACTGGTGCTAAAAATGCTGCGAAAGGTGCTTCCGATCTGGCGGCAGGTGTAGCCAAAATTGCTTATGGCAGCAACCAACTTGAAACAGGAGCAAAATCTGCAGCAGATGGCGCCAATACATTGCAGCAAGGTATTGAAAGCTATACGGATGGTGTTGCACAAGTAGCAAACGGACAAAAGGACATTACATCCGGTCAGGCAAGTTTAGCTGAAAACCTGAACTTATTAACACAAGGTACAGCGAATATCGATGACAAAGTAAAAGCGCTCGCAGATGGTTCAGCTAATGTAGCAGGGGGTATGGATCAGTTGGCGGGGCAACTGGAAGCGATATTACCTATGTTGCCTGAAGAAAATCAAGCAGCACTAAAAGCTGCATTAGGACAGCTGCAAGAAGGCAGTAAACAAGTAAGTGGCGGTTTAAGCCAGCTACACGCAGGAACAAACGGATTGGACGATAAAATCGCGGCAATCAGTGAAGGTGCAAGTAAATTAAATGCAGGGCAACAACAAGTAACTGCAGGAGTTGCACAATTACAGCAAAATTCAGCACAGCTGATAGCAGGTGCCAATTCATTAGCACAAGGCAATACAACTATCGCAGAAAAGCTAAATGAATTAACAGCAGGCGCATCAAGTGCTGCAACAGGTGCCAACAAATTAGCACAAGGTTTGAACACATTAGTTGATGGTTCGAATAAATTATATGACGGTACTAGCTTGTTGGCAGAAAAGTCAGGTGAGTTGGCACAAGGTTCTACTACTTTAGCGGATGGTACGAAAGAGTTGAAGGATGGTACGACAACTTTATCTGAAAAGTTAACGGAAGCTGGCGAAAAAGCCGCTGTAAATCCGACTGAAGACACGTACAATATGGTCGGTTCTCCAGTAGAAGTCGAAAAAGATTCCGTGAACCATGTACCGAATTATGGTACAGGTTTTGCACCATACTTTATTTCTTTAGGATTATTCGTTGGGGCATTATTAATTTCAATTGTATTCCCATTAGTTGAACCAGCCATTATCCCGAAAAATAGTGCAAGCTGGTTTGTAAGTAAAGTAACTGTATTAATCGGTGTTGGATTGGTGCAGTCATTTATAACGATTGCAATTGTCGTTTGGGGGCTTGGACTTGAGGTAAATAATATGCCGCAGTTCATTCTGACAACGATTATAACTAGCTTTACATTCTTAGCTATGGTTCAATTGCTTGTATCTGTATTTGGTGATCCAGGACGATTTATTGCTATCGTGGTGTTGATTCTTCAATTAACAACAAGTGCAGGGACATTCCCGATTGAACTAGTACCAGAGCAATTGCATTTCTTCAATAAAATTTTACCGATGACATTCTCTGTACAAGGCTTCAAAGCAGCCATTTCAACTGGTGATACATCATTCCTATTGTTCAACTGGTCGATTTTAGGTGCAGTTATGATTTCATGCTTAGCAATCACGTTCGGTTACTTTGCATTGCTTTATAAAAAACGTTATTCAAATCAACAAACAGAACTATAA
- a CDS encoding TetR/AcrR family transcriptional regulator — translation MDRRHEILIAATKSFTLFGYKATTIEQVAKIANVGKGTIYTFFKNKEELFQEVVFHLIGEMKRETDQLIDVNASFMQNAHTALMKMLQFRERHLLFAKLIDEERALGTPEVQQMLLKIESEIISYVSMRIRNGIAKDEVIDCNPEHVAFLLFKSYLAFIVDWQLTHNEPLNEQEILTLFSETIFRGLAKKN, via the coding sequence ATGGATCGTCGACATGAAATTTTAATAGCTGCTACAAAATCCTTCACATTATTTGGATATAAAGCAACAACGATTGAACAAGTTGCTAAAATTGCAAATGTAGGAAAAGGGACTATTTATACCTTTTTTAAAAATAAAGAAGAGCTGTTTCAGGAAGTTGTATTCCATTTAATCGGTGAAATGAAGCGCGAAACAGATCAGTTAATCGATGTAAATGCGAGCTTTATGCAAAATGCCCATACAGCATTGATGAAAATGCTGCAGTTCCGTGAGCGTCATTTACTGTTTGCCAAACTAATAGATGAGGAAAGAGCACTGGGCACACCTGAAGTACAGCAAATGCTGTTGAAAATCGAGTCGGAAATCATTTCATACGTCTCGATGCGCATTCGCAACGGCATTGCAAAAGATGAGGTTATTGACTGTAATCCTGAGCATGTAGCCTTTTTATTGTTTAAATCGTATTTGGCTTTTATTGTGGATTGGCAGTTGACGCATAATGAACCACTCAACGAACAAGAAATTTTGACATTATTCAGCGAAACCATTTTCCGTGGTTTGGCAAAGAAAAATTAG
- a CDS encoding FixH family protein, with translation MKKWFYSLVAVPFLLVGCGDDPEVETLDTAEVPAIVDVHIKTAEQLNAGEMIQLAARVTQDEEAVNDAKEVKFEVWESGLRDEGEMLDGELTEDGIYVADYTFDHDGVYFMFAHTTARGMHVMPKQKLIVGNPDMSKVLDDTSSDSMEHEEEHNEENTEEKEEDHNH, from the coding sequence ATGAAAAAATGGTTTTACAGTTTAGTTGCAGTACCTTTTTTACTGGTAGGGTGCGGGGATGATCCTGAAGTGGAAACACTTGATACTGCCGAGGTACCGGCAATTGTCGATGTACATATTAAAACGGCTGAACAATTGAACGCAGGGGAAATGATTCAGCTTGCGGCGCGTGTGACGCAGGATGAAGAAGCGGTAAATGATGCAAAAGAAGTGAAGTTTGAAGTATGGGAATCAGGTCTTCGCGATGAAGGGGAGATGCTGGACGGAGAACTGACAGAAGACGGAATCTATGTCGCTGACTATACGTTTGACCATGATGGTGTATACTTTATGTTTGCCCATACGACGGCGCGGGGCATGCATGTGATGCCGAAACAGAAGCTGATTGTCGGCAACCCTGATATGAGCAAAGTGCTGGATGATACAAGTTCTGATTCGATGGAACACGAAGAAGAACATAATGAAGAAAATACAGAAGAAAAAGAAGAAGATCATAACCATTAA
- the hemY gene encoding protoporphyrinogen oxidase, with protein MRVTLKRNKVVIVGGGITGLTTAYYLQQKTKAHNLPIDIVLIEASLRLGGKIHTVRQNGYIIERGPESFFDTGSSVRKLARDLNIEHEMIQNNYGRTFIAVGSKLHQIPSNILLGGSPKIFPFMTSNVLSLMGKFRAAGDLLLPKLPHAADEPISEFFNRRFGREVVENLVEPVLAGTFAGDVDHLSMQSMFPQFYQLEKEYRSLLLGMKKTGKGIYALVDTPGELHYESFENGLESLIETLENALTEVTILKGLKVNSVEKNNDGTHLIELNDGASIQVDKLVVTTPFNVAKRIFPDSVTMQQVPDMNYATIATVTMAFEKGSMQKYEDALNFFVSRNSHFAITSCTWSHRKWDNVSPDGHELLRVYIGRVGDESIVELPDSEIEKIVLQDLERAVGLDAQPLLTTVARWKEAMPQYTIGHESRMSTMKKQFYQEFPNVFLTGSSYEGISIPDCVLQGRTTAEQLLKQLAGSKLAI; from the coding sequence ATGAGGGTGACTTTAAAAAGGAACAAGGTTGTTATCGTTGGCGGTGGCATCACTGGTTTAACGACGGCATACTATTTACAGCAAAAAACGAAGGCGCATAATTTACCGATAGATATCGTGTTGATCGAAGCGTCACTACGTTTAGGTGGTAAAATCCATACTGTTCGTCAAAATGGATATATTATCGAACGTGGGCCTGAATCGTTTTTTGATACAGGTAGCAGTGTCCGAAAGTTGGCACGTGATTTAAATATCGAACATGAGATGATTCAAAATAATTATGGTCGAACATTCATCGCAGTTGGTAGCAAGTTACACCAAATTCCGAGCAATATTCTGCTCGGAGGGTCACCTAAAATCTTCCCGTTCATGACATCGAATGTTCTATCGTTAATGGGGAAATTCCGCGCGGCAGGGGATTTGTTATTACCGAAATTACCGCATGCGGCCGACGAACCGATCAGTGAGTTTTTCAATCGGCGCTTTGGTAGAGAAGTTGTAGAAAATTTAGTTGAACCGGTGTTGGCAGGTACTTTTGCAGGTGATGTCGACCATTTAAGTATGCAATCGATGTTCCCGCAGTTTTATCAGTTGGAAAAAGAATACCGCAGTTTGCTGCTCGGTATGAAAAAAACAGGTAAAGGTATTTACGCACTCGTGGATACTCCAGGTGAACTACACTATGAATCATTTGAAAACGGGTTGGAATCATTAATTGAAACATTGGAAAATGCTTTAACCGAAGTTACGATTTTAAAAGGTTTGAAAGTGAACTCCGTTGAAAAAAATAATGATGGTACACATCTTATAGAATTGAATGATGGGGCGTCTATACAAGTAGATAAACTTGTTGTAACGACACCGTTTAATGTAGCGAAAAGGATCTTCCCGGACTCTGTCACGATGCAGCAAGTGCCGGATATGAATTATGCTACAATAGCGACGGTTACGATGGCATTTGAAAAAGGTTCGATGCAAAAATATGAAGATGCGCTTAACTTCTTCGTTTCACGCAATAGTCATTTTGCCATTACAAGCTGTACGTGGAGTCACCGAAAATGGGATAATGTCTCGCCGGATGGCCATGAACTGCTGAGGGTTTACATTGGCCGTGTAGGGGACGAATCGATTGTGGAGCTGCCTGACAGTGAAATTGAAAAAATCGTATTGCAGGATTTGGAACGGGCGGTAGGTTTGGATGCCCAGCCATTGTTGACGACAGTTGCCCGCTGGAAGGAAGCAATGCCTCAATATACAATTGGTCATGAGTCGCGCATGTCGACTATGAAAAAACAGTTTTATCAAGAGTTTCCGAATGTCTTTTTAACAGGAAGCTCCTATGAGGGAATTAGTATTCCGGACTGTGTTTTGCAAGGTAGAACGACTGCCGAGCAATTGCTCAAACAGTTGGCCGGGTCAAAATTGGCAATATAG
- the hemH gene encoding ferrochelatase, with protein MKEVRGLLVMAYGTPYKEEDIERYYTHIRHGRKPSQEHLDDLTERYRAIGGISPLAKMTEAQAHALCARLNEVQDEVEYKVFIGLKHIEPFVEDAVEAMVKEGITEAVSIVLAPHFSTFSIKSYNGRAKEAAEKLGGTLNITSVEAWYDEPKFIEFWKNAVNGELAKMTEEERANACLIVSNHSLPEKIKLAGDPYEEQLIETARLIEEASDIVNVEVGWQSAGQTPEPWLGPDVQDLTKELFEQKGYKAFIYTPVGFVTEHLEVLYDNDIECKVVCDEIGASYYRPTMPNTHPLFIDAMVDAINKKLAK; from the coding sequence ATGAAAGAAGTACGCGGGTTATTAGTAATGGCTTATGGTACGCCATACAAAGAAGAAGATATCGAACGTTATTACACACATATTCGTCATGGCCGCAAACCAAGCCAGGAACATTTGGACGACTTAACAGAACGTTACCGTGCAATCGGCGGTATTTCTCCGCTTGCGAAAATGACGGAAGCACAGGCCCATGCATTATGTGCACGTTTGAACGAAGTACAGGACGAAGTGGAATATAAAGTATTTATCGGCTTGAAGCATATTGAACCATTTGTAGAAGATGCGGTAGAAGCAATGGTGAAAGAAGGAATCACTGAAGCGGTATCGATCGTTTTAGCACCTCACTTCTCAACATTCTCTATTAAATCGTACAATGGACGAGCGAAGGAAGCTGCTGAAAAATTAGGCGGTACGTTAAACATTACTTCTGTTGAAGCATGGTATGACGAGCCTAAGTTCATTGAATTCTGGAAAAATGCCGTGAATGGCGAGTTGGCAAAAATGACGGAAGAAGAGCGTGCAAATGCTTGCTTAATCGTATCTAACCACTCATTGCCGGAAAAAATCAAACTTGCGGGCGATCCGTATGAAGAGCAGTTAATCGAAACAGCGCGTTTAATTGAAGAGGCTTCTGATATTGTGAATGTTGAAGTAGGCTGGCAGTCTGCAGGACAAACACCAGAGCCATGGCTAGGACCGGATGTACAGGACTTAACGAAGGAATTATTTGAGCAAAAAGGTTATAAAGCTTTCATCTATACACCAGTAGGATTTGTTACAGAGCATTTAGAAGTGCTATATGATAATGACATTGAGTGTAAAGTTGTTTGTGACGAAATCGGTGCAAGCTACTATCGCCCGACAATGCCAAATACACATCCTTTATTCATTGATGCAATGGTAGATGCTATCAATAAAAAATTAGCGAAATAG
- the hemE gene encoding uroporphyrinogen decarboxylase, whose amino-acid sequence MMKFNDTLLRAARGEQVEHTPVWFMRQAGRSQPEYREIKEKYSLEEITMQPELCAYVTRLPVDQYNVDAAILYKDIVTPLPGMGIDVKIKAGIGPVISNPIRSAADVEKLRDFNAQEHTPFVLETIKMLTTEQLNVPLIGFGGAPFTLASYMIEGGPSKNYAKTKSFMVSQPKAWFALMEKLADMIIVDITAQVEAGAKAIQIFDSWVGALNVEDYRIFIKPTMTRIFAELRALNVPLIQFGVGASHLVNEWHDLPVDVVGLDWRLPIREAEARGVTKAVQGNLDPTLLLADWNVIEARAKDIVDQGLAHTGGHIFNLGHGVFPEVDPAVLKRLTTFVHEYSREQIAKRS is encoded by the coding sequence ATGATGAAATTTAATGACACATTATTACGTGCTGCTCGCGGTGAGCAAGTAGAACATACGCCGGTTTGGTTTATGCGCCAGGCAGGCCGTTCACAGCCAGAATATCGTGAAATAAAAGAAAAATATTCATTAGAAGAGATTACAATGCAGCCGGAGTTATGTGCATATGTGACGCGTTTACCTGTCGATCAGTACAATGTAGATGCTGCGATTCTTTATAAAGATATCGTTACCCCTTTACCAGGAATGGGAATTGATGTAAAAATAAAAGCAGGGATCGGTCCGGTTATTTCAAATCCTATCCGTTCAGCTGCTGATGTAGAAAAATTACGTGATTTCAACGCACAAGAGCATACACCTTTCGTGCTTGAAACAATTAAAATGTTAACAACAGAACAGTTAAATGTTCCGTTAATCGGTTTTGGCGGTGCTCCGTTCACGCTTGCAAGCTATATGATCGAGGGCGGTCCAAGCAAAAACTATGCTAAAACAAAATCATTCATGGTTTCACAGCCAAAAGCATGGTTTGCTTTAATGGAAAAACTGGCTGATATGATTATTGTAGATATTACAGCGCAAGTAGAAGCTGGCGCAAAGGCAATCCAAATTTTCGATTCTTGGGTTGGTGCATTAAATGTAGAAGATTACCGTATTTTCATCAAGCCGACGATGACACGTATTTTTGCTGAATTGCGCGCATTGAATGTTCCGCTAATCCAGTTTGGTGTAGGTGCATCACATTTAGTAAACGAATGGCATGACCTGCCAGTCGATGTAGTAGGTTTGGACTGGCGTTTACCAATCCGTGAAGCAGAAGCACGCGGGGTAACAAAAGCGGTACAAGGGAACTTGGATCCTACATTATTACTTGCAGACTGGAATGTAATCGAAGCACGAGCGAAAGACATTGTCGATCAAGGTTTAGCACATACAGGCGGACATATTTTCAACTTAGGACATGGTGTCTTCCCTGAAGTGGATCCGGCCGTATTAAAACGACTAACAACATTTGTACATGAATACAGCCGCGAACAAATCGCAAAGCGTTCATAA